GCACCCCATGTTAACGCCAGTGTCTAGCTTGCCTAAGCTAACCGACACACCGACGCCGGCGCCAAGCGATACACCCACGCCAGGTGTGATACTAACCATCACCACCCCAGCGTTGATGCCGACAACCAACACGCCATACTCTGCAGTCAACTTGCCGCCCATGGTAACGATTATCTTCCCGGCCCTTGACGCCAGTTACGGATATGATGGTCGTAATGACAAGCTTGGGCTCTGGTACACGATTGTTACGCTACAAGGCAGTGCTACAGACCTAGAGGACGGCACACTTAACGACTCTTCTTTGGTCTGGGCAACCGACCGCAAGGACATTCATACGAGTCCTACTCTGGGTATAGGCACCGACGTAAAGGCAACTTTGTACTCGAACGATCCTTGCAATGGGGTATGGCACACGATTACGCTGACTGCAACGGATAGCGGTGGTAATGTGGCAACCGCCGCAAGAATAATTTTCATAGGGACAGGGACACTGTGTTAGCAAACCGTCCGACGGTCAATCAACTGATGGAAGCCGCTGGCGGCATTCTCTATTCGCCGAGTCTCGCCGCCGCTTCGATAGAGAGTAAGACTACGATCAATCCCAAATCACATCTCTCAATGTCGAAAAAGTAGCCAAAGTTACGTTTATAAGGTTGAATAGCGTGAACGTGCCGATAAACGAGAGGGCCCCTCAAACATCGACACTACAACACACCGGGCGGCTCACTGGGAGTTGCTCACACACCCTACACATCTACGGAGGATTACTACCATGTCTAAAGGCAACTTTGAAGTTTCGCTCCCTGAGCCTTATCTGGGCGGCGACATCTACGCGGAGGTCTACGAAGTGAAAGGCGCGAAGCCGACGACCATCATTCGCACCGACCAGGAATGGGGCGTCAAGATCCACTGGGAACTGGAAGGCTCCCTCGTGCCGTACATCTGCGGCGAGTGGTGTATCCACCTGTGCCTGGAATCTATGGGCCCCGGCCCCGAGCTGAAACTGGATCACCCGCACGTTCCCCTGGATCCGTGCGGCAACGGCGAGTATTACAGTGATTTCCGCGTCAAGCCGGGCATTATCACCGGCGAACACTGCTCGGTCCCCTACAAGCTCGTGGTGACCGTGACTTACCTCACCGCTTGCGAGAAGCCAGGCCCAATCGCCGGCTTCGTCGAGGGGCCGATCTTGCAGTTCTACGAACCCGACGGGAAACCCGAATACGAGAAAGAATACGAGAAGTAGCTCCGGCTTTTGCCGCCAGCATTGCCCCCGGCCCCGCCTGTGGAGGAAATACACAGGCGGGGCGACACACCCCTCATTCAAACGCTCCGCGACTCGCATGAGCAGGTCCCGTGATGACGAAAGGAAAGACCCATGTCAACCAACCCCACTCCTCAGCGAACCGATTTCTCGCTCGATGTCACCGGACGCTACGTCTGCAATGGGTTGGACGAAGCATTGCGCAGCGCCGACAAGAGCTTGCGTCCCGAGGCGCGTCCGTTTGACGTGATCGTGATTGGCGGCGGCAGTTTTGGCCCGGTGCTGGCTCAACACCTCTTTGATCGCGACAAGACTCACAGCCACCGCATCCTGGTGCTGGAAGGCGGGCCGTTCGTCCTGCCCGAGCACATTCAGAATCTACCGGTGCTTGGCTTGAACGTCCCCGGCAAGACCAGCATCGCCGACCTGCGGGCAACGGGCCAGGATGGCCGACCTCGCAATGAGGTGTGGGGACTGGCTTGGCACTCCAACGAACAGTTTCCGGGACTGGCCTACTGCCTGGGCGGGCGCTCGCTGTTCTTTGGCGGTTGGTCACCGCAACTGCTCGACTCGGAAATGCCCCCGGATCGATGGCCCCACCAAGTGGTGGATGACCTGAATGCCCGCTACTTTCGGGAGGCCGGCGAGCAAATCGGCGTCAACGAAACCAACGACTTTATTCAGGGGCCGTTGCACGAGGCGCTCCGCCAGCGGCTCTTCGAAGGTATTCAGCGCCACAAGGTGACGGACGCGATCCCGCTGGCGCAGTTGCGACTGCATCTCACCGCGCCGGATGACGCTTCGGGAGTCACCGCTGATGAGTTGAAGCTAGAAGCCCCTCTGGCTGTCCAAAGCCGCCAGCCGCGTTCCGGCTCCTTCCCGTTCAACAAGTTCAGCGCCGTGCCGTTGTTGATGAAGGCGGCGCGGATGGCGTCGGCTGAATCAGGCAATGACGACCTGAAGAAGCGCCTCATGATCGTGCCGAACTGCCACGTCAGCCGGCTGAAGACCACGAACGGACACGTGACCGAAGTGGAGACGAATCTGGGCAATGTGCCTGTCCCGTCTGAAGGCGTGGTCGTCATCGCCCTGGGCACAATTGAAAGCACGCGGCTGGCTCTGCTCTCCTTTGAGGGCATTCCCAACTACGACTTGATTGGGCGCAACCTGATGGCGCATCTGCGTTCCAATCTGACGATCCGCATCCCGCGCGCGGTTCTGCCGATTGATCCCGCCATCAAAGAATTGCAAGCCTCGGCGCTCTTCGTTAAAGGCCGGCACACTCACGCCGATGGCGCTCCGGGACACTTCCACCTGCAAATCACCGCTTCCGGCCTCGGCGCGTCAGGCGCGGACTCCGAAGCCGAACTATTCAAGATAATTCCCGACCTTGACACCCTCGACGCCTTTCGCGCGGCAGACGATAGCCACGTCGTCATCACCCTTCGCGGCATCGGTGAGATGGAAGCGCAGAACCCCAACAGCCGCATCACGCTCGATCCCGAACCCGACGAGTTTGGCATGCGGCGCGCCTTTGTGTCAATTGCGCCGACCGAGAAAGACCTTGCACTGTGGGAGGCGATGGATAAAGCCGCCGACCAGGCGGCCCAGCTCTTCGCCGGCGGCCAGCCTTACGAAGTGTTGACCCCGCAGGGCGCGAAAAAGGTTTCAACCGGCGACTCGTTGCGTGAAATGTTCCCGTATGTTGGGCGGCGCGATGCGCTGGGCACGACCCACCACGAAGCTGGCACACTCTGGATGGGCGACGATCCCGGCAAATCGGTGACGGACGCCGACGGTCGTTTCCATCATGTCGGCAATGCTTACGTCGCCGGCCCTGCCCTGTTTCCCACTATCGGTTCGCCCAATCCGATGCTGACCGGCGTGGCGTTGAGCAGACGCATGGCCGAGCAGGCCTTGCAGGCGCGCCGCCCATCTGCGCCCGAGTCGGGATTCATGTATTTGTTTGACGGCACGGAGGAAACATTCAAGTTGTGGCAGGCTGCCGGGCAGGGCGCTTTCTCGTTGGTTGACGGCGCAATCGTTGCCCAGCCGAGCAGCGATCTGGGGCTGTTGTATTACGCGCCGCGCACCTTCGGCGACTTTGTCCTGCGCCTGGAGTTTCGTCTCGATCAATTGGAGGACAACTCCGGCGTCTTCGTTCGCTTTCGAGACCCGCGTCGGCCAGTGCCAGATCGAAACGACCCAGGCGTTTCCTATCCTTACCAGAATCAGGCGTGGGTTGCCGTGAACACAGGTTTTGAAATCCAGATTGATGAAGTTGCTCGCGGTGACGCTGGCCGGGGAATACCCGATGGGCTGGACGAGCACCGCACCGGAGCAATTTACGGGATCGCTCTCGGCGAGGGCGCCGGCCAACAAACCTACCAGCGCGGCCCGGTGCTGAAAGCAGGCAGATGGTACAACTATGAGATCAACGTGGTCGGCGACGCTTACACGGTTTATCTCAACGGCCAACAGACCACCACGTTTACGAACTCAGACCTGTTTCGCGGGAGATCGCCAGAGCGCGATCCGAACTCTGGCTACATTGGCCTGCAAGCACACACCGGGCGGCTTGCCTTCCGAAATATCCGCATTCTTCCGGCTCTGTCCCCCTTGCCGCGCGCTCGCGCGGCTCTCGTGGGCAATTTGAAGAAGGTCGAGACGGTGAGTGAATACGTCGGGTAAAAAAGTTCGACAAACAACTTGATCGGCGTTACGTTTTGGCTTACAGATCGTCCGCGCTCGGCGGGCCGTCGAAATCAACATCCTTCAACGCCTCCTCGAGCGCGGCCCGCATTTCTTCCGACAAATCGGGCGCTTCTGCCTCGCCTAGCCGGGGCGGCGACATCACCAATCCATCTTTGCCCCCGCTGTGAATTGCCATCTCGTCGCCGGCTTCGAGAATGACCCGCTTGTACTCAGGCGGCCAGTGCATGAGGAACCGTCGCCCACAGGTGGGGCAATACCATTCCTCGGCGCCAGACGGGTGTTTCGTCTCTAATTGCATTTTGTGATGTTGCTCAATTATCATGGTTGACTCCTTTCCAGGCACGCAACTGATTGCAAGTATACTTCAGAAGTCTTACCTCGCTACCTTTCCACCTCCACCCACAACTGTTTGCCATCGGTCACAAATTCAATCGTGCCGCGCTGATCCGTCCTCAGCACAGTTCGGCCTTCAAACAGCGCCAGCGTCTCGGCCTGCGGATCGCCCGCCGAATTGCCCGCGCCAACCGCAATAACAACAGCTTGTGGATTGACCGCGTCGAGGAAGAGGGTGCTGATCGAGTTAACACCGCCGTGTCGCGGCGCAAGCAGAACAGTCGCCGGGGCAACCGCCTCTGAAGTGGCAATTTGAGTGGCCGTTTTGGCGTCCAACGCGACGGCGAATAAAAATGAGGCGTTGCCATAATCGAGTTTGAGCAGTGCACCCTCGTCTCTCACCTCAACCACTTTCAACATCACCCCATCGCCCAAATCAAATTGTTGACCCGTTTCAGCTTGCATCGTCGGAATAGATCGACTCGCCAATCCTTCCGTCCACTCACGATACGCCGAGTTGCGGCCCGGCTCACCCGCCATCACCACCTGGGTGAGCGTGTAGCGATCCAAGAGGCCGGACAGGCCGCCGAGGCTGTCTGGGGTTGGCGAGGCGGCCACCACCAGATCAAGAGACCGTGTCCCGACAGGCAACGTTCTCCCCAACGATTCGGCCAATCTGTTTGGACTCGGGCCGCCGTCAATCAATGCGTATCGCCCCGACGGCGTCTGAATCAAAACTGCGTCGCCGTGTCCCACATCAAAGAAAGTGGCGCGCAGGTTGCCGTCGGGCAAATGCAAATAAACGTTCCACGTTGCCAGCGCGCCGATGGCGACCGAGGCCACGACGATGTTGCCGAGCCAGCTTGCGGCCAGCGACCGCCACCACTCCGGGCGCTCGTCGGGTTTGCGCCACGAAAGCCACGTCAGCCCAAAGATGAAGCCATACATGCCGGCGAGCGCGACGAGCGGAAAGCGATCTATCGGAATCGTTGCGCCCGGAACCTGGGCCAGCAGTTCCACCATCGCAATGGTGAAGGTGACGAACGGCCAGGCCAGCCAGGCCAGCAACCAACCAAGCGGTTGAGCGATGAGAGCGCCAATCGTGGCGATGCCGCCAAGAACCATCACCTGCGGCTGAACGGGCAGGACGAGCAGGTTGGCGAGGAGAGAGATGAGCGAGAGTTGATGAAAGTAGAACATCATCAGCGGCAGGGTGGTGACTTGCGCGGCCAGGGTCAGAATCGAATATTCGCCGACTGCGCCCACAAGTCGGTCGGCGTTTTGAGTTGAGGTGAAGCGGCTGAGGAGCCGCGCCGCGGTTTGGGTGAACGGTTCGGCGTAAAGAATGAGCCCGAGGGTAGCGGCGGCGCTCAGTTGAAAGCCAACGTCCAGTAACGTGCCGGGGTTGAAAACGGTCATGAGAAAAGAGGCGGCAGCCAGCGAGGCCAATCCGTTTGAGGGGCGATGAAAGCCGTCGCCGATCAACACGATGCTTCCCATCAAGGCGGCGCGCACGACTGAGGCGTCGGCCCCGGCCAACACCGAGTAAACGGCAATGGCGATGATGGCGAGTGGGATGGCCCGTCGCGCGCCGAAGAGTCGGCGGAACAATTTGGTGACGATGCCAGCGATGATTGATATGTTGAATCCTGAGATTGCCACAATATGGGATGTGCCGGTTTTGCGAAACGCTTCCTGGAGCGACTCGGGGATGCCGGAGTCGACGCCAAGCAGAATGCCGGAGAGCAGTGAGCCTTGCGGCTCTGGAAACGTGGCGGCGATGGCGGCCAGGGCGCGAGCTTTGAAGGCGAAGAGGGGTTTGAAGATCGCAAGTTGAAGGCTGATGAGGGGATCGGTTATTGGTGTATTGGTTATTGTTTCGGCGGTGGCGCGGCGGAGGAGGGAGTAGACGCCCTGGCGGGCCAGGTAGTCGGCGTAAGAAAAATCTTCAAAGACCGGCGGCGACTCCAACACGCCGAAGGCGCGAATGCGGTCGCCGTAATTGAAAGCCGGGAAGCGCGGGACTTGCGCCAGCACTGTGCCATGCACTTGAAGGGAAGAGTCAGAGTCTTTGAGTTGCAGAGTGTCAACTTCTA
This region of Chloroflexota bacterium genomic DNA includes:
- a CDS encoding DUF1080 domain-containing protein, coding for MSTNPTPQRTDFSLDVTGRYVCNGLDEALRSADKSLRPEARPFDVIVIGGGSFGPVLAQHLFDRDKTHSHRILVLEGGPFVLPEHIQNLPVLGLNVPGKTSIADLRATGQDGRPRNEVWGLAWHSNEQFPGLAYCLGGRSLFFGGWSPQLLDSEMPPDRWPHQVVDDLNARYFREAGEQIGVNETNDFIQGPLHEALRQRLFEGIQRHKVTDAIPLAQLRLHLTAPDDASGVTADELKLEAPLAVQSRQPRSGSFPFNKFSAVPLLMKAARMASAESGNDDLKKRLMIVPNCHVSRLKTTNGHVTEVETNLGNVPVPSEGVVVIALGTIESTRLALLSFEGIPNYDLIGRNLMAHLRSNLTIRIPRAVLPIDPAIKELQASALFVKGRHTHADGAPGHFHLQITASGLGASGADSEAELFKIIPDLDTLDAFRAADDSHVVITLRGIGEMEAQNPNSRITLDPEPDEFGMRRAFVSIAPTEKDLALWEAMDKAADQAAQLFAGGQPYEVLTPQGAKKVSTGDSLREMFPYVGRRDALGTTHHEAGTLWMGDDPGKSVTDADGRFHHVGNAYVAGPALFPTIGSPNPMLTGVALSRRMAEQALQARRPSAPESGFMYLFDGTEETFKLWQAAGQGAFSLVDGAIVAQPSSDLGLLYYAPRTFGDFVLRLEFRLDQLEDNSGVFVRFRDPRRPVPDRNDPGVSYPYQNQAWVAVNTGFEIQIDEVARGDAGRGIPDGLDEHRTGAIYGIALGEGAGQQTYQRGPVLKAGRWYNYEINVVGDAYTVYLNGQQTTTFTNSDLFRGRSPERDPNSGYIGLQAHTGRLAFRNIRILPALSPLPRARAALVGNLKKVETVSEYVG
- a CDS encoding ComEC/Rec2 family competence protein — translated: MPYFPPLAIFILGWLVGIGLAPSLNWPWPAWLGVSAAGLAAAVITRHHLNWRNVAVAVVMFGLGAARWVWAQPAFDKTFIATYNNAGEATIEGIVIDEPDVRDTYVNLRIEVDTLQLKDSDSSLQVHGTVLAQVPRFPAFNYGDRIRAFGVLESPPVFEDFSYADYLARQGVYSLLRRATAETITNTPITDPLISLQLAIFKPLFAFKARALAAIAATFPEPQGSLLSGILLGVDSGIPESLQEAFRKTGTSHIVAISGFNISIIAGIVTKLFRRLFGARRAIPLAIIAIAVYSVLAGADASVVRAALMGSIVLIGDGFHRPSNGLASLAAASFLMTVFNPGTLLDVGFQLSAAATLGLILYAEPFTQTAARLLSRFTSTQNADRLVGAVGEYSILTLAAQVTTLPLMMFYFHQLSLISLLANLLVLPVQPQVMVLGGIATIGALIAQPLGWLLAWLAWPFVTFTIAMVELLAQVPGATIPIDRFPLVALAGMYGFIFGLTWLSWRKPDERPEWWRSLAASWLGNIVVASVAIGALATWNVYLHLPDGNLRATFFDVGHGDAVLIQTPSGRYALIDGGPSPNRLAESLGRTLPVGTRSLDLVVAASPTPDSLGGLSGLLDRYTLTQVVMAGEPGRNSAYREWTEGLASRSIPTMQAETGQQFDLGDGVMLKVVEVRDEGALLKLDYGNASFLFAVALDAKTATQIATSEAVAPATVLLAPRHGGVNSISTLFLDAVNPQAVVIAVGAGNSAGDPQAETLALFEGRTVLRTDQRGTIEFVTDGKQLWVEVER